A window from Drosophila nasuta strain 15112-1781.00 chromosome 3, ASM2355853v1, whole genome shotgun sequence encodes these proteins:
- the LOC132791628 gene encoding uncharacterized protein LOC132791628: MRSALFVLALCVAAVATASADAIHERKIRAAEGYFYPPPDVPFELPTKRTTLPPTTRAPTTRPPPTYLPPTNKPQPPVTTRRTTLPPPPPTTRRPTPPPTRATPPPTRATRPPTPPPTYLPPTNKPQPPVTTTRRPNPPPTTRATTRATPRTTPAPTYLPPTNKPQPPVIITTRRPAPPPTTRATTRATTRATTRAPPRTTPAPTYLPPTNKPQPPVIITTRRPTPPPTRATPPPTRATPPPTRATRPPTPPPTYLPPTNKPQPPVIITTRPPPPPTTRATTRAPPRTTPRPTSTPAPTYLPPTNKPQPPVTTRRTTVPPPPPTTRRPTPPPTRATPPPTRATRPPTLPPTYLPPTNKPQPPVTTTRRPTPPPTTRATTRATPRTTPAPTYLPPTNKPQPPVIITTRRPTPPPTRATPPPTRATPPPTRATRPPTPPPTYLPPTNKPQPPVTTTRRPPPPPTTRATTRAPPRTTPAPPRPTSTPAPTYLPPTNKPQPPVIITTRRPTPPPTRATPPPTRATPPPTRATRPPTPPPTYLPPTNKPQPPVTTTRRPPPPPTTRATPRTTRATTPAPTYLPPTNKPQPPVVITTRRPTPPPTRATPPPTRATPPPTRATRPPTPPPTYLPPTNKPQPPVTTTRRPAPPPTYTTARPTFRTTPAPTYLPPTNKPQPPVVITTRRPPPPPPTTRRPLPPPPPTTQRPVPTYLPPTNKPQPPVTRATTTTRRPTAPPTTRRPPPPPPTTQRPVPTYLPPTNKPQPPVTRATTTTRRPTPPPTTRATVPTTRRTTPYVPPPTRASVPPQTTKHQGYQYPRPSIPFDF; this comes from the exons AGAAGTGCACTTTTTGTCTTAGCACTTTGCGTTGCGGCAGTTGCCACCGCATCCGCTGATGCCATCCATGAG CGGAAGATTCGTGCGGCCGAGGGTTACTTCTACCCCCCTCCAGATGTACCATTCGAGTTGCCAACCAAGCGCACCACCCTGCCGCCAACGACCAGGGCGCCAACGACCAGGCCGCCTCCTACCTACTTGCCGCCTACCAACAAGCCACAGCCACCTGTGACGACACGCAGGACGACTctgccaccaccaccaccaacgACTCGTCGCCCAACTCCACCACCGACCAGGGCTACGCCACCACCAACGAGGGCAACTCGTCCACCCACTCCACCACCAACTTACTTGCCCCCTACCAACAAGCCTCAGCCACCAGTGACCACGACTCGTCGTCCAAATCCACCACCCACAACCAGGGCTACCACCAGGGCTACTCCTCGCACCACTCCGGCGCCAACTTACTTGCCACCCACCAACAAGCCTCAGCCACCAGTGATCATCACGACTCGTCGCCCAGCGCCACCACCAACGACCAGGGCTACCACCAGGGCTACAACTCGGGCAACTACCAGGGCTCCACCACGTACCACTCCTGCTCCAACTTATCTGCCGCCTACCAACAAGCCCCAGCCACCAGTGATCATCACAACTCGTCGTCCAACTCCACCACCAACTAGGGCTACTCCACCACCAACCAGGGCTACACCCCCACCAACCAGGGCTACTCGTCCACCAACTCCACCACCAACCTACTTGCCCCCTACCAACAAGCCTCAGCCACCAGTCATCATTACTACTCGTCCACCTCCACCACCAACAACCAGGGCTACCACCAGGGCTCCACCACGTACGACTCCCCGTCCAACGAGCACTCCAGCACCTACCTACTTGCCACCTACCAACAAGCCACAGCCTCCTGTGACCACTCGTAGAACGACAgtgccaccaccaccaccaacgACTCGTCGCCCAACTCCACCACCAACCAGGGCTACCCCACCACCAACCAGGGCTACTCGTCCACCAACTCTACCACCAACTTACTTGCCCCCTACCAACAAGCCTCAGCCACCAGTGACCACGACTCGTCGTCCAACTCCACCACCCACAACCAGGGCTACCACTAGGGCTACTCCACGCACCACTCCTGCTCCAACCTATCTGCCACCCACCAACAAGCCCCAGCCACCAGTGATCATCACTACTCGTCGTCCAACTCCACCACCGACCAGGGCTACTCCACCACCAACCCGGGCTACACCTCCACCAACCAGGGCTACTCGTCCACCAACTCCACCACCAACTTACTTGCCCCCTACCAACAAGCCTCAGCCACCAGTGACCACGACTCGTCGTCCACCTCCACCACCAACAACCAGGGCTACCACCAGGGCTCCACCACGTACTACTCCCGCCCCTCCTCGCCCGACTAGCACACCCGCCCCCACTTATCTGCCCCCAACCAACAAGCCACAGCCTCCAGTGATCATCACTACTCGTCGCCCAACTCCTCCACCAACCAGGGCTACCCCACCACCAACTAGGGCTACACCTCCACCAACCAGGGCTACTCGTCCACCCACTCCACCACCAACTTACTTGCCCCCTACCAACAAGCCTCAGCCACCAGTAACCACGACTCGTCGTCCTCCACCACCACCCACAACCAGGGCTACTCCTCGCACCACTCGTGCCACCACCCCTGCTCCAACTTATCTGCCACCCACCAACAAGCCACAGCCACCAGTGGTCATCACTACTCGTCGGCCAACTCCTCCACCAACCAGGGCTACTCCACCACCAACTAGGGCTACCCCACCACCAACCAGGGCTACTCGTCCACCCACTCCACCACCAACTTATCTGCCACCCACAAACAAGCCACAGCCCCCAGTGACAACCACCCGCAGACCAGCACCACCACCAACTTACACGACTGCTCGTCCCACTTTCCGTACCACCCCGGCTCCTACTTACTTGCCACCCACCAACAAGCCCCAGCCACCAGTGGTCATCACGACTCGTCGTCccccaccaccaccaccaaccaCTCGTCGTCCTctgccaccaccaccaccaacgACTCAGCGTCCAGTTCCCACATACTTGCCCCCTACAAACAAGCCACAGCCCCCAGTGACTCGTGCCACAACCACGACTCGTCGCCCAACAGCACCACCAACCACTCGTCGTCCTcctccaccaccaccaacGACTCAGCGTCCAGTCCCCACTTATCTGCCACCCACAAATAAGCCACAGCCCCCAGTGACTCGTGCCACAACCACGACTCGTCGTCCCACGCCACCACCCACCACTCGTGCCACGGTGCCAACCACTCGCAGGACCACTCCCTACGTGCCACCACCAACCAGGGCTAGCGTTCCACCACAAACGACCAAACATCAGGGCTACCAATACCCCAGGCCCAGCATTCCCTTTGACTTCTAA